A section of the Solea solea chromosome 17, fSolSol10.1, whole genome shotgun sequence genome encodes:
- the meis2b gene encoding homeobox protein Meis2b isoform X1: MAQRYDELAHYGGAMDGVGVPASMYGDPHAPRPLPQVHHLNHGPPPHPTQHYGAHAPHNILPSSMGSSMGSAVNDALKRDKDQIYGHPLFPLLALVFEKCELATCTPREPGVAGGDVCSSDSFNEDIAVFAKQIRAEKPLFSSNAELDNLMIQAIQVLRFHLLELEKVHELCDNFCHRYISCLKGKMPIDLVIEDRDVCKSDFDDLSGSSTNLDHSGTEHRTQDTGHRTQLHTLLHSLHLNSLLDRMNPVSWRDVDDTHSTPSVGTPGPSSGGHVSQSGDNTSELGDGLDNSLASPGTGDEDEQDKKRQKKRGIFPKVATNIMRAWLFQHLTHPYPSEEQKKQLAQDTGLTILQVNNWFINARRRIVQPMIDQSNRAVSQGTAYSPDGQPMGGFVLDGQQHMGLRPGGPMGGMGMNMGMDGQWHYM, translated from the exons ATGGCGCAGAGG TACGATGAGCTGGCTCATTACGGCGGCGCGATGGACGGAGTCGGAGTCCCCGCTTCCATGTACGGAGACCCGCACGCGCCGCGGCCGCTGCCCCAGGTCCACCACCTGAACCACGGGCCGCCCCCTCACCCGACACAGCACTACGGAGCCCACGCACCGCACAACATCCTGCCCAGCAGCATGGGCAGCAGTATGGGCAGCGCCGTGAACGACGCGCTCAAGAGAGACAAGGACCAAATCtacgg ACACCCGTTATTCCCGCTGCTGGCTCTGGTGTTTGAGAAGTGCGAGCTGGCGACCTGCACACCCAGAGAGCCCGGGGTGGCGGGAGGAGACGTGTGCTCTTCGGACTCCTTCAATGAAGATATCGCAGTGTTTGCCAAACAG ATCCGCGCAGAGAAACCTTTATTTTCGTCCAACGCGGAGCTGGATAACTTG ATGATCCAAGCGATCCAAGTTCTTCGATTTCATCTGTTGGAATTAGAAAAG GTTCACGAGCTCTGTGATAACTTCTGCCACCGCTACATCAGCTGTCTCAAAGGCAAAATGCCCATTGACCTGGTCATTGAGGACAGAGACGTGTGCAAGTCAGACTTTGACGATCTGTCAGGGTCCTCCACCAACCTGGATCAT TCAGGGACAgaacacaggacacaggacacaggacacaggacacagctCCACACTCTGCTGCACTCTCTACATTTGAACTCCCTGCTCGACAGAATG AACCCAGTGTCCTGGAGAGACGTGGACGACACCCACTCCACACCCTCCGTGGGCACCCCGGGACCGTCCAGCGGGGGACACGTCTCCCAGAGTGGAGACAACACGAGTGAACTGG GAGATGGCCTCGACAACAGTCTGGCATCACCAGGCACAGGAGACGAGGATGAGCAGGACAAGAAGAGGCAGAAGAAACGAGGCATCTTCCCCAAAGTGGCCACAAACATAATGAGAGCGTGGCTCTTCCAGCATCTTACA CATCCATATCCATCAGAGGAACAGAAAAAGCAGCTTGCACAGGACACAGGCCTCACCATCCTGCAAGTCAATAACTG GTTTATAAATGCGAGGAGGAGAATAGTGCAGCCCATGATCGACCAGTCCAACAGAGCAG TGAGTCAGGGTACAGCGTACAGTCCAGATGGTCAGCCAATGGGAGGCTTTGTTCTTGACGGGCAGCAGCACATGGGTCTACGACCAGGAG GGCCGATGGGAGGCATGGGCATGAACATGGGCATGGACGGGCAGTGGCACTACATGTAA
- the meis2b gene encoding homeobox protein Meis2b isoform X2 yields the protein MAQRYDELAHYGGAMDGVGVPASMYGDPHAPRPLPQVHHLNHGPPPHPTQHYGAHAPHNILPSSMGSSMGSAVNDALKRDKDQIYGHPLFPLLALVFEKCELATCTPREPGVAGGDVCSSDSFNEDIAVFAKQIRAEKPLFSSNAELDNLMIQAIQVLRFHLLELEKVHELCDNFCHRYISCLKGKMPIDLVIEDRDVCKSDFDDLSGSSTNLDHNPVSWRDVDDTHSTPSVGTPGPSSGGHVSQSGDNTSELGDGLDNSLASPGTGDEDEQDKKRQKKRGIFPKVATNIMRAWLFQHLTHPYPSEEQKKQLAQDTGLTILQVNNWFINARRRIVQPMIDQSNRAVSQGTAYSPDGQPMGGFVLDGQQHMGLRPGGPMGGMGMNMGMDGQWHYM from the exons ATGGCGCAGAGG TACGATGAGCTGGCTCATTACGGCGGCGCGATGGACGGAGTCGGAGTCCCCGCTTCCATGTACGGAGACCCGCACGCGCCGCGGCCGCTGCCCCAGGTCCACCACCTGAACCACGGGCCGCCCCCTCACCCGACACAGCACTACGGAGCCCACGCACCGCACAACATCCTGCCCAGCAGCATGGGCAGCAGTATGGGCAGCGCCGTGAACGACGCGCTCAAGAGAGACAAGGACCAAATCtacgg ACACCCGTTATTCCCGCTGCTGGCTCTGGTGTTTGAGAAGTGCGAGCTGGCGACCTGCACACCCAGAGAGCCCGGGGTGGCGGGAGGAGACGTGTGCTCTTCGGACTCCTTCAATGAAGATATCGCAGTGTTTGCCAAACAG ATCCGCGCAGAGAAACCTTTATTTTCGTCCAACGCGGAGCTGGATAACTTG ATGATCCAAGCGATCCAAGTTCTTCGATTTCATCTGTTGGAATTAGAAAAG GTTCACGAGCTCTGTGATAACTTCTGCCACCGCTACATCAGCTGTCTCAAAGGCAAAATGCCCATTGACCTGGTCATTGAGGACAGAGACGTGTGCAAGTCAGACTTTGACGATCTGTCAGGGTCCTCCACCAACCTGGATCAT AACCCAGTGTCCTGGAGAGACGTGGACGACACCCACTCCACACCCTCCGTGGGCACCCCGGGACCGTCCAGCGGGGGACACGTCTCCCAGAGTGGAGACAACACGAGTGAACTGG GAGATGGCCTCGACAACAGTCTGGCATCACCAGGCACAGGAGACGAGGATGAGCAGGACAAGAAGAGGCAGAAGAAACGAGGCATCTTCCCCAAAGTGGCCACAAACATAATGAGAGCGTGGCTCTTCCAGCATCTTACA CATCCATATCCATCAGAGGAACAGAAAAAGCAGCTTGCACAGGACACAGGCCTCACCATCCTGCAAGTCAATAACTG GTTTATAAATGCGAGGAGGAGAATAGTGCAGCCCATGATCGACCAGTCCAACAGAGCAG TGAGTCAGGGTACAGCGTACAGTCCAGATGGTCAGCCAATGGGAGGCTTTGTTCTTGACGGGCAGCAGCACATGGGTCTACGACCAGGAG GGCCGATGGGAGGCATGGGCATGAACATGGGCATGGACGGGCAGTGGCACTACATGTAA